Below is a window of Candidatus Neomarinimicrobiota bacterium DNA.
CCATCCCATCTGATTCCAACGGGCTCTCACTCCCATCGCATCGGCGGGAGCGTTCTCGAACAAAGAATTCGTCCAGGGAACTAAATACGGATTATACGGGTAAGTGGAACCGTAAACCGTGTTGCAGCCTGTTGCAGCCACTATACCGATAGATTCTTTGCCGTAAACGAATCCTGTTGCGGCAAGCATCATCCTGAGAACGGTTGCTTCTCCGCAGCCCATGCATGAACCCGCACCTCCCACATATAACAGGCTGTCATCCGATAGCATCATATCCGGAAGGATTTTCTCCTGAATAAAATCCGTAGAAGTAGGAGGCAGGTTCTCGTAAGCCTTCCAACTATCTTGATAAACAGGAAGATTCTCCTCGGTCTTTCTTATCATCTTAAGAGCGCCATGATCACCGCAAACTTCAACACATTCGCCGCACCCTTTACATTTGGTCGGATCGATAAAAATCCCGAAAAGCCCGGGGTCTTTACCCTTTTTTTCGTATACGTTCCAATACTTGTTGGTCTCCGAAAACTGATTCCTGACCCAATCCCTTATATCCGATTTTTCAATATTATTCGTATGGGTTTCGAGATCTTCAGGTCTCATCACCTTTCCGAGTATCGCTGTGTCGGGGCATTCGGTAACACAATCCATGCAGCCCACACATGCATCCGGAATCAATTCCGGTATATCGGGCGCAATATAGCTGAAGTCGCGGAGTGCGCCGGTTCCCGCGGGAATCAAACTTCTCGCGACCGATTCATCCGCCG
It encodes the following:
- a CDS encoding 4Fe-4S binding protein; this encodes ADESVARSLIPAGTGALRDFSYIAPDIPELIPDACVGCMDCVTECPDTAILGKVMRPEDLETHTNNIEKSDIRDWVRNQFSETNKYWNVYEKKGKDPGLFGIFIDPTKCKGCGECVEVCGDHGALKMIRKTEENLPVYQDSWKAYENLPPTSTDFIQEKILPDMMLSDDSLLYVGGAGSCMGCGEATVLRMMLAATGFVYGKESIGIVAATGCNTVYGSTYPYNPYLVPWTNSLFENAPADAMGVRARWNQMGWEDKRIWVLGGDGAMLDIGFQSLSRMMASGMDINVLILDTQVYSNTGGQASTGTFLGQEAKMSVHGTVIKGKTENRKELGNIAMMHPNVFVAQTTAAHTNHFYKAIMAANEFPGPAIVNTFTTCQPEHGVADDMAGHQAKLAVNSRAFPLFVYDPRNGEKFSERLSLASNPAIKEDWYTNPKTDEVIDFTYFARTEGRFAKQFDKEGNPSEAILASNEDRLRNWRLLQELAGVI